A single Glycine soja cultivar W05 chromosome 14, ASM419377v2, whole genome shotgun sequence DNA region contains:
- the LOC114383859 gene encoding peroxisomal acyl-coenzyme A oxidase 1-like produces MSYALAGYSYSNYATDLDARRYVTGYAFMIDNSLVSWKTTLQRIVALSSTEAFRKDDRATLDRKELFKNTLRKAAYAWKRINELRLNEQEAYKLRSFVDQAAFTDLHWGMFVPAIQGQGTDEQQQKWLPLAYRMQIIGCYAQTELGHGSNVQGLETTATFDPKTDEFVIHSPTLTSSKWWPGGLGKISTHAVAYARLIIGGEDHGVHGFIVQLRSLDDHLPLPGITIGDIGMKFGNAAYNTMDNGVLRFDHVRIPRNQMLMRVSQVTREGKYVRSNVPRQLVYGTMVNVRQKIVADASVALSRAVCIATRYSAVRRQFGSHNGGLETQVIDYKTQQARLFPLLASAYAFRFVGGWLKWLYMDVTERLQANDFSTLPEAHACTAGLKSLTTTATADGIEECRKLCGGHGYLCSSGLPELFAVYVPACTYEGDNIVLLLQVARHLVKTVSQLDSGNKPVGTTAYMARVEQLMQYHSNVEKAEDWLKPNVVLEAFEARAARMSVACAQNLSKFANPEQGKCFNLV; encoded by the exons ATGTCCTATGCTCTTGCTGGTTACTCATATTCTAACTATGCTACAGATTTGGATGCAAGGAGATATGTGACTGGGTATGCATTCATGATTGACAACTCTCTTGTCAGTTGGAAGACAACACTGCAACGCATAGTGGCTTTATCTAGTACAGAG GCGTTCAGAAAGGATGATAGAGCCACACTTGATAGGAAGGAGTTGTTTAAAAACACCTTGAGAAAAGCAGCTTATGCATGGAAAAGGATCAACGAGCTCCGTCTTAATG AACAGGAAGCTTATAAGCTCAGATCTTTTGTGGATCAAGCTGCATTTACAGATCTTCATTGG GGAATGTTTGTGCCTGCTATCCAAGGACAAGGCACTGACGAACAGCAGCAGAAGTGGTTGCCTCTAGCTTATAGGATGCAAATAATTGGTTGCTATGCCCAAACTGAACTGGGTCATGGGTCCAATGTTCAAGGGCTAGAAACAACTGCAACGTTTGATCCCAAAACAGACGAATTTGTTATCCATAGCCCCACATTGACTTCCAGCAAA TGGTGGCCTGGTGGATTGGGTAAAATATCCACCCATGCTGTTGCTTATGCCCGTCTAATTATTGGTGGTGAAGACCATGGAGTGCATG GTTTCATCGTCCAGCTGCGGAGCTTGGATGATCACTTGCCTCTTCCAGGCATAACTATTGGTGATATTGGGatgaaatttggaaatgcagCATATAACACCATGGACAATGGAGTTCTAAGATTTGACCATGTACGAATTCCAAGGAATCAAATGTTAATGAG GGTTTCACAGGTTACCAGAGAAGGAAAATATGTACGCTCAAATGTTCCAAGACAATTAGTTTATGGTACTATGGTAAATGTGAGACAGAAAATCGTAGCTGATGCATCAGTTGCTTTGTCTCGAGCAGTTTGCATTGCTACAAGATATAGTGCTGTTAGAAGACAGTTTGGATCACATAATGGAGGTCTAGAAACACAG GTgattgattacaaaacacagcAGGCTAGGCTCTTCCCTTTGCTGGCTTCTGCTTATGCTTTCAGATTTGTGGGTGGGTGGCTGAAATGGCTTTATATGGATGTGACGGAAAGATTGCAAGCTAATGATTTTTCAACATTgcctgaggctcatgcatgCACTGCTGGATTGAAATCCTTGACTACTACGGCAACTGCT GATGGAATTGAAGAATGCCGTAAACTATGTGGTGGTCATGGTTACCTTTGTAGCAGTGGTCTCCCTGAGTTATTTGCTGTTTATGTTCCTGCCTGCACGTATGAAGGAGACAATATTGTGCTTCTTTTACAG GTGGCAAGGCATCTCGTGAAGACTGTTTCTCAGCTGGACTCTGGAAATAAGCCTGTTGGTACTACAGCTTATATGGCTCGAGTGGAACAACTGATGCAATATCACTCTAATGTTGAAAAGG CTGAGGATTGGTTGAAGCCTAATGTAGTGTTAGAAGCATTTGAAGCTAGGGCTGCTAGGATGTCAGTTGCTTGTGCTCAAAATCTTAGCAAGTTTGCTAACCCTGAACAGGGTAAATGCTTCAATCTTGTTTAG